The DNA sequence AGAGTCATCTCGCTCCTTAGTGTTGAGTGCAAGATCTTCTTCAGCATTCTTGCCCGACGCCTGACAGACTTCCTCCTGAGGAATGCATATATTGATACCTCTGTGCAGAAGGGGGGAGTCCCAAAGATTCCAGGATGCATTGAGCTTGATCTTGCCAATGTCTACGGGTCAATCCCGCATAGACTGGTAGAAACCTCACTCGACCGACATTACGTTCCAGACAAAATCAAGAACCTCATACTGGACTATTACAACTCCTTCAGTTTGAGAGTCACCTCAGGAGCGGAAAAATCTGCATTTCATCGGCTGGAGAAGGGCATTATCACTGGATGTACAATTTCTGTGATATTGTTTGCCTTGGCAATGAATATGCTGGTGAAGTCAGCAGAGGTGGACTGCAGAGGCCCAATTACCAAGTCAGGCATACGGCAGCCCCCCATCAGAGCATTCATGGATGATCTGACGGTGACCACAACATCAGTCCCGGGGTGCAGATGGATCCTCCAAGGGCTCGAGCACCTCATCAAATGGGCTCGGATGGACTTTAAGCCAGCCAAGTCCAGGTCCCTGGTAGTGAGGAAAGGTAAGGTTACAGACCAGTTCCGTTTCACACTAGGAGGGATCCAGATAACATCTGTTCGAGAAAAGCCAGTCAAGAGCCTAGGCAAGATCTATGACTGTTCCCTGAAGGACACCGCAGCAATTCAGACGACCACTAACCAGTTGGGAAGCTGGCTGATGGCTGTGGACAAGTCAGGTCTGCCAGGTAAATATAAAGCCTGGATTTACCAGCATGGCATCCTGCCCCGACTGCTCTGGCCATTGCTGGTCTATGATGTTCCAATCACCACCGTTGAAGGCTTTGAGAGGAAAGTCAGCAGTTTCCTGCGGAAGTGGCTAGGGCTACCAAGGAGTCTCAGTGACATTGCCTTGTACGGTAGGAAGAACAAGCTAAAACTGCCTTTCAGTAGTTTGAAGGAAGAGTTCATGGTAACCAGAGCAAGAGAGGTGCTACTTTACAGAGACTCCAGTGACATCAAAGTCTCTTCAGCAGGCATAGAGGTTAGAACTGGCAGGAAGTGGAAGGCCCATGAGGCAGTAGAGCAGGCTGAGTCACGGCTGCGACATGGCGAGCTGGTAGGAGTGGTGGCATCTGGACGGGCAGGACTCGGGAGCAACCCAACACCTCGCTTTAACAAGGCCCAGGGAAAAGAAAAGCGGCAGCTGATTCAAGATGAGGTCCGAGCAGGGGAGGAGGAATCCCGCGGCAGCAGAGCAGTAGGGATGCGGCAGCAGGGGGCATGGACCCGATGGGAGCAGGCGGCGGAGCGAAGGATATCATGGGCAGAATTGTGGAAGTCGGAGCCACACCGAATCAAATTTTTGGTTGAGTCTGTCTATGATGTCCTCCCTAGCCCATCCAATCTATTTCGCTGGGGCTTGTCAGATACACCTTTGTGCTCACTCTGCAAGAGAGGAGGATCATTGGAGCACATCTTGAGCTGCTGTCCCAAAGCACTGGGGGATGGGCGGTACCGTTGGCGCCACGACCAAGTGCTGAAGGCCATAGCAGAGGTTATCAGCACTGGGATCATAGACAGCAGACACCAGCGACCAATAAGGCAGAACATCACCTTTGTTAAAGCCGGGGAGAAGCCACATCAGCGCATGGAACAAACAGGGGGGCTGCTCGCAACAGCACAGGACTGGCAGCTGAATGTCGACCTAGGGAGACAGCTCAAATTCCCAGAGAACATTGCAGTGACCACGCTCAGGCCAGACATAGTCCTGGTGTCGGAAAAAACACGGCAAGTGGTCCTGCTGGAGTTGACGGTCCCCTGGGAAGACCGGATGGAGGAGGCGTTTGAGAGGAAGAGGGCAAAATATGAGGAACTGGCAGCCGAATGCCGAAGCAGGGGGTGGAGGACAAGATGCAATCCCATCGAGGTTGGGTGTAGAGGATTTGTCGGCCAGTCACTCATCAGGGCCCTCAAGATGCTTGGAGTGAAGGGACTGCACAGTAGGAAAGCCATTAAGAACATCACGGACGTCGCTGAAAAGGCGTCAAGATGGCTGTGGATCAAGCGGGGTGATGCGTGGATCATACAAGCTACTCAGACACAAGCCAGGGTCTGATCAACCCTGGCTGGGTCGCCTGGGCGAGGGTGTATGATGTTGTGAGACCCGAAACACCCAATGAACCCAGGATACATCACTGATGATGTGTCTGAGTTGCACCAGAGGTGTATTGCAAAACTATTTCAACTGGTGAAGCCAGTGACCTCCGGGAACAGTCCGGATGACAACCATGAAAAGTATGGAGACTGCTGGAGAGACAGCTGGCAACTGGGAAGACAGTAAAAACCGGGGCAGCGAGGGTCAGCAACCCAGACTGCAGCTTCCGTGAGGATGCACCCATTAAAAGCTACGAAAACCCCTAATGAATTATACACCCAGGGGTGCCCGAGAGGGGGGGAGAATGAGCACCCCAACAGGACGGATATACAGGTAATGACCAATGCTTATGGAGAAACGACAATGagtgcagcctgcatatgtgGCAAAGTCTGCAAGAACCGGCATGGCCTGAAGATCCACCAGGCCAAAATGAAATGCTTGAGGGAGAAGCAAGTGGTGCAACGCACAGGTCTAGCACCTGGTGAGACGCAGGAGGAGCCCGGCCCGGAGTCACCCCACAGTGCCCAGAACCTCCACGCCCCACAAGCCTCAACCCAAATCAGACATTCCGAACACCGCCGGGTCAAGTGGCCTGCTGCAAACAAGGAGGGAGAGTGGCTCAAGTTTGATGAGGACCTGAACCAAGTCCTTGAAGCTACTGCGAGGGGGAATGCAGACCAGAAGTTGAGAGCTATGTCAACAATGATCATTAGCATCGGAGCTGAAAGGTTTGGCGTTAAGAAACATCAACTGGCCAGAAGTGTGGCAGAGCCAAACCGACGGGAAGTGAAGATCAGCCAGCTAAGGAGTGAGCTCAGACTGCTTAGGCGGCAGTTTAAGGCGGCAAGGGATGAGGAAAAGGCTGGTTTGGCAGAACTCCGCCACACCCTAAGGAAAAGGCTAACCACCCTCCGGCGAGCGGAGTGGCATAGGAGGCGGGGTAAGGAGAGAGCCAGGAAACGCGTCGCCTTTATCTCTAACCCGTTTGGTTTTACAAAGAAGATCCTCGGGCAGAAAAGAAGTGGCCAGCTCGAGTGCACTGAAGAAGAGGTTAATAAGCACCTCAGTGCCACCTACAGTGACAGCGCAAGAGACAAAGATCTCGGGCCATGTAAGAAGCTGATAACTCCGCCAGAACCCACCTCGACATTTAACACCAGGGAAccaactttgaaggaagttgtAGAAATCGTCAAGGCTGCTAGAACCGGCTCGGCACCAGGCCCGAGTGGAGTGCCGTACGTCGTCTATAAGAGGTGTCCCAGACTCTTGAAGAGGTTATGGAAACTGATTAAGGTCATCTGGAGGAGAGGGAAGGTGGCGCAGCAGTGGCGACATGCAGAGGGTGTCTGGATCCCGAAGGAGGAGAGCTCGAGCACCATCGAGCAGTTCAGAGTCATCTCGCTCCTTAGTGTTGAGTACAAGATCTTCTTCAGCATTCTTGCCCGACGCCTGACAGACTTCCTCCTGAGGAATGCATATATTGATACCTCTGTGCAGAAGGGGGGAGTCCCAAAGATTCCAGGATGCATTGAGCATACAGGAGTTGTCACCCAGCTGTTACGTGAAGCACGTGAAGGC is a window from the Misgurnus anguillicaudatus chromosome 21, ASM2758022v2, whole genome shotgun sequence genome containing:
- the LOC141353324 gene encoding uncharacterized protein; this encodes MHPLKATKTPNELYTQGCPRGGENEHPNRTDIQVMTNAYGETTMSAACICGKVCKNRHGLKIHQAKMKCLREKQVVQRTGLAPGETQEEPGPESPHSAQNLHAPQASTQIRHSEHRRVKWPAANKEGEWLKFDEDLNQVLEATVRGNADQKLRAMSTMIISIGAERFGVKKHQLARSVAEPNRREVKISQLRSELRLLRRQFKAAKDEEKAGLAELRHTLRKRLTTLRRAEWHRRRGKERARKRVAFISNPFGFTKKILGQKRSGQLECTEEEVNKHLSATYSDSARDKDLGPCKKLITPPEPTSTFNTREPTLKEVVEIVKAARTGSAPGPSGVPYVVYKRCPRLLKRLWKLIKVIWRRGKVAQQWRHAEGVWIPKEESSSTIEQFRVISLLSVECKIFFSILARRLTDFLLRNAYIDTSVQKGGVPKIPGCIELDLANVYGSIPHRLVETSLDRHYVPDKIKNLILDYYNSFSLRVTSGAEKSAFHRLEKGIITGCTISVILFALAMNMLVKSAEVDCRGPITKSGIRQPPIRAFMDDLTVTTTSVPGCRWILQGLEHLIKWARMDFKPAKSRSLVVRKGKVTDQFRFTLGGIQITSVREKPVKSLGKIYDCSLKDTAAIQTTTNQLGSWLMAVDKSGLPGKYKAWIYQHGILPRLLWPLLVYDVPITTVEGFERKVSSFLRKWLGLPRSLSDIALYGRKNKLKLPFSSLKEEFMVTRAREVLLYRDSSDIKVSSAGIEVRTGRKWKAHEAVEQAESRLRHGELVGVVASGRAGLGSNPTPRFNKAQGKEKRQLIQDEVRAGEEESRGSRAVGMRQQGAWTRWEQAAERRISWAELWKSEPHRIKFLVESVYDVLPSPSNLFRWGLSDTPLCSLCKRGGSLEHILSCCPKALGDGRYRWRHDQVLKAIAEVISTGIIDSRHQRPIRQNITFVKAGEKPHQRMEQTGGLLATAQDWQLNVDLGRQLKFPENIAVTTLRPDIVLVSEKTRQVVLLELTVPWEDRMEEAFERKRAKYEELAAECRSRGWRTRCNPIEVGCRGFVGQSLIRALKMLGVKGLHSRKAIKNITDVAEKASRWLWIKRGDAWIIQATQTQARV